One segment of Daphnia magna isolate NIES linkage group LG2, ASM2063170v1.1, whole genome shotgun sequence DNA contains the following:
- the LOC116916934 gene encoding uncharacterized protein LOC116916934, translating into MTRLVSAEKKLRSCLLLLLVFLQPTRSAIVAHEKVSEIVQQAQRLLNTTLADGKLRSFELDGNNGAVMTQLVQPLSLQIAVMQVTAALSREMNLPKWQAMLRALGGDREVLKRFAQMRSHFALLEKRLGAGQDGGIEEQLNQITALSTSSTTWARIWQQLQTLIQEVDNLHDWFDRYQRNSAVVNERTLRDFAETVHSGFTIEKALASIHEAVCPYTMDDEDMQRPDNSSVICDGGVLETLQTALTRANDSFICSLSKSSHQLVYDLYALLTLTDAKGYAMMQFSWMLLRLYGKGSYVTETEKARIDFERRMTEKAEAAQNVLSNLTNWMWKCDTPRSEQVENETYIQFTELLQGYVVNEVDLNQDNTCKESCSAYSNSQEKGCFGNQLCAQSRRCSSGRIYNCGFIEADSNVCVTNKPGRRYDWIQYKSGRVFGQKTECNSSTSKNVKTDSWWRWVFWHCSYCMCLCDQPGPHSDRYVSLQSALAASASNRLVTGVRFVKKDRVLHIQIQEGEALRQGSVNETTLQWQPINPIKVPSGQQETAEDGLGYAALRYEERALDLDDLVAPKGHVITGLRFRKLGGHLNLEAQASPIDFMTGSIDSERAIWLSNDNTPATETNPRTKVSLLSPDVSTRSHTPSVPDSTSDQFIEFQVTSLEKDVSQNTVPFIEATPVAPEPPVWLTGIGIYHKGQPGYGGYVAFRIATLNFSDYMTVSSEEFNYTTEEDTLG; encoded by the exons atgacacggCTTGTGTCAGCCGAGAAGAAGCTACGCAGTTGCTTGCTGCTTCTACTTGTGTTTCTTCAACCGACTAGGTCAGCCATCGTAGCACACGAGAAAGTAAGCGAAATTGTTCAGCAAGCTCAGCGTTTACTGAATACTACTTTAGCTGATGGCAAGCTACGCTCGTTTGAACTGGACGGAAACAACGGTGCTGTGATGACACAGCTCGTTCAGCCTTTGTCACTGCAAATAGCTGTGATGCAGGTTACAGCAGCCCTGAGTCGCGAAATGAATCTGCCAAAATGGCAGGCCATGCTACGGGCTCTTGGCGGTGATCGCGAAGTGCTCAAGCGATTTGCGCAAATGCGCTCGCACTTTGCTTTGTTAGAAAAACGGCTGGGCGCTGGTCAAGATGGAGGCATTGAGGAACAACTCAATCAGATTACTGCGCTCAGCACTTCATCTACAACATGGGCGCGTATTTGGCAACAACTGCAAACACTGATACAAGAGGTCGACAATCTACACGACTGGTTCGACCGTTACCAACGCAATTCAGCTGTCGTTAACGAGCGCACTTTGCGCGACTTTGCCGAGACTGTCCACAGTGGATTTACTATCGAAAAAGCTTTGGCTTCGATTCACGAAGCTGTTTGTCCTTACACCATGGACGACGAGGACATGCAACGACCCGATAACAGCTCAGTTATTTGTGACGGAGGAGTTCTGGAAACCCTGCAAACGGCTTTGACTCGG GCAAACGATAGCTTTATCTGTTCCTTGAGCAAGTCTTCGCATCAACTTGTCTATGACCTTTATGCCCTTTTAACTTTGACTGACGCCAAAGGTTACGCCATGATGCAATTCTCTTGGATGCTTTTGCGTCTCTATGGAAAAG GGAGTTACGTGACTGAAACAGAGAAGGCACGCATCGACTTCGAAAGGCGCATGACCGAAAAAGCCGAGGCTGCACAAAACGTTTTGTCAAATCTTACTAATTGGATGTGGAAATGCGATACACCACGAAGTGAACAGGTCGAGAACGAAACGTATATTCAGTTCACAGAACTACTGCAA GGTTACGTTGTCAACGAAGTCGACCTCAACCAAGATAACACATGCAAAGAAAGCTGCTCAGCCtacagcaacagccaagagaAAGGTTGTTTCGGCAACCAATTGTGTGCTCAATCGCGCAGATGTTCCAGCGGCCGCATATACAACTGCGGTTTCATCGAAGCGGATTCAAACGTTTGCGTAACTAACAAGCCTGGAAGACGGTACGATTGGATTCAGTACAAAAGCGGCCGGGTATTCGGTCAAAAGACGGAATGCAACTCATCTACTAGCAAGAATGTGAAGACCGATTCGTGGTGGCGCTGGGTTTTCTGGCATTGCTCCTACTGTATGTGCCTTTGCGATCAACCCGGACCACATTCGGATCGATACGTGAGCCTGCAATCGGCGTTAGCAGCCTCTGCTAGTAATCGGTTGGTAACCGGAGTTCGGTTCGTCAAGAAGGATCGGGTATTGCACATCCAAATTCAAGAAGGCGAAGCTCTACGGCAAGGCTCGGTTAACGAGACGACGCTTCAATGGCAGCCGATTAACCCCATTAAGGTACCAAGTGGCCAACAAGAAACTGCAGAAGACGGGCTTGGATACGCCGCTTTGCGCTACGAAGAGCGAGCACTTGATCTCGATGATTTGGTTGCCCCGAAAGGACACGTTATAACTGGATTGCGCTTCCGCAAATTAGGTGGCCATCTGAATTTAGAGGCCCAAGCATCGCCCATCGATTTCATGACTGGCTCAATTGATAGCGAACGTGCAATTTGGCTGTCAAACGATAACACTCCAGCTACGGAAACAAACCCTCGTACGAAAGTGTCCCTATTGTCGCCCGATGTGTCCACCCGCTCTCACACACCATCGGTCCCCGATTCAACCTCGGACCAATTCATAGAATTTCAGGTGACTTCTTTGGAAAAAGACGTTTCTCAAAACACGGTGCCTTTTATAGAAGCTACTCCGGTAGCTCCCGAGCCCCCGGTTTGGTTGACGGGAATTGGTATCTATCACAAAGGTCAACCTGGATATGGTGGATACGTCGCCTTCCGCATTGCCACCCTCAACTTTTCTGATTACATGACGGTCTCTTCCGAAGAATTCAATTATACCACCGAAGAAGACACCCTTGGTTAA